In a single window of the Olivibacter sp. SDN3 genome:
- a CDS encoding helix-turn-helix domain-containing protein codes for MKREDLHEPFSIEYKTLDEGPRDSHKHSFFELVYIVEGTGIQCINQSQFSYQPGHMFLITPEDCHSFDVKSTTTFFYLRFNDIYIRASGILTSNIRKLEFILQNANHKPGCILKNIVDKQVVKPLVDAIIREYETFDIYNQELIHQYINTLIVLVARNIAKFLHLELSESADQRAANILNFIQANIYYPDKLRAKYLCRHFNVSINYLGKYFKQHTGSTLQRYITQYRQTLIEHRLVHSDKRLGEIVDEFGFTDESHLNKFFRNNKGMSPKAFRLNSSARLSALQT; via the coding sequence ATGAAACGTGAAGATCTGCACGAACCTTTTTCGATAGAATACAAGACGTTGGATGAAGGTCCGCGTGATAGCCACAAGCATAGTTTTTTTGAACTAGTGTATATAGTAGAAGGGACCGGCATTCAATGTATTAATCAAAGCCAGTTCTCTTACCAGCCGGGCCATATGTTTCTCATCACACCCGAAGATTGCCATTCGTTTGATGTGAAGAGCACGACTACTTTTTTCTATTTGCGGTTCAATGATATTTATATCAGAGCGTCAGGTATTTTGACAAGCAATATTCGAAAACTGGAGTTCATTTTACAGAATGCTAATCATAAACCTGGCTGTATCCTGAAAAATATAGTAGATAAACAGGTAGTAAAGCCCCTGGTTGATGCCATTATACGTGAATATGAAACCTTCGATATTTATAATCAGGAACTGATCCATCAGTATATTAACACGCTTATTGTGCTGGTAGCGCGTAATATCGCCAAATTCCTGCATCTTGAGCTTTCCGAGAGTGCTGACCAGAGGGCGGCAAATATTCTCAATTTTATACAAGCCAATATCTATTATCCTGATAAACTCCGCGCCAAGTACTTGTGCAGGCACTTCAACGTTTCGATCAATTATTTAGGCAAGTATTTCAAGCAACATACCGGCAGCACCTTGCAAAGGTACATTACGCAATACCGGCAAACATTGATCGAGCACCGTTTAGTGCACAGTGATAAAAGATTGGGCGAGATCGTGGACGAATTTGGTTTTACCGATGAAAGCCATCTCAACAAATTTTTCAGGAACAATAAGGGAATGAGTCCAAAGGCATTTCGGCTAAACAGTTCCGCAAGATTATCGGCCTTACAGACTTAA
- a CDS encoding RidA family protein, translating to MQKRIINPWTWSEDRGYVQAVEVKQVESTLYCAGQAAVLSDGTSSDADMKTQMKIALQNLEKVISEAGYECKNIVRLNLFSTSTEELLSTCFDVYVNWAKKNNVQTALTAMEVNSLYETLNIEFEATVVK from the coding sequence ATGCAAAAAAGAATCATTAATCCCTGGACATGGTCAGAAGACCGAGGATATGTGCAAGCAGTAGAAGTAAAACAAGTAGAAAGCACATTGTATTGTGCCGGTCAGGCGGCAGTGCTTTCCGATGGAACATCTAGCGATGCAGACATGAAGACTCAAATGAAAATAGCATTGCAAAATTTGGAAAAAGTCATTTCCGAAGCAGGTTATGAGTGCAAAAACATCGTTCGTTTAAACCTTTTTTCAACATCAACAGAAGAACTTTTATCGACCTGTTTTGATGTTTATGTAAACTGGGCTAAAAAAAATAATGTACAGACTGCTCTTACTGCTATGGAGGTAAACTCACTTTACGAAACACTCAATATTGAGTTTGAGGCAACGGTAGTCAAATAA
- a CDS encoding Crp/Fnr family transcriptional regulator: protein MHNELRRHIEEIVPLTDNEFSLITSHFTFQKFKKNDFLIHQGERVKHTYFVISGLLKLIYHDESGKEHILSFAMEDWWETDYRAFYTTSNATMSLQCLEDTEVLRITLEDYLHLCTILPKIVSFFLEKATSGHIASQQRILSLLSSSAQDRYEQLLHRYPSLFQRVSKTLLASYLGVSRETLSRLTL, encoded by the coding sequence ATGCACAACGAGCTAAGACGTCATATAGAAGAAATTGTACCGCTTACCGATAATGAGTTTTCATTGATTACATCACATTTTACCTTCCAAAAATTCAAGAAAAATGATTTTTTGATTCACCAAGGAGAAAGAGTAAAACATACTTATTTCGTTATTTCCGGACTTTTAAAACTTATCTATCACGATGAATCCGGAAAAGAACATATTCTGTCGTTCGCAATGGAAGACTGGTGGGAAACCGATTATCGGGCCTTTTATACTACATCCAATGCCACTATGTCTCTGCAGTGCCTAGAAGATACCGAGGTTCTTCGCATTACCTTGGAAGACTACCTTCATCTGTGCACTATTTTACCAAAAATCGTTTCATTTTTTCTTGAGAAAGCAACATCCGGGCATATTGCATCCCAACAGCGCATACTATCCCTCCTAAGTTCGAGCGCGCAGGATCGATACGAGCAACTGCTTCATCGCTATCCTTCTTTATTTCAACGGGTATCTAAAACGCTGCTTGCATCTTATCTCGGCGTTTCAAGAGAAACGCTTAGCAGACTTACTTTATGA
- a CDS encoding DUF6695 family protein: MIENLTYNDLAIIIAWPDATMRGDENWMMFFKKIGLVKNLNFRVGHTAIILVDPETKRLLYYDFGRYISPRGYGRARSVLSDPRLRLHTKAKIDRNNQICNLYEIMEEMDSIKEITQGVGRIYFSVAEGLSFIKAKKYADDLVKEGSMLYGAVARGNNNCSRFVTRLLASSSKKYGLFHGIRYPETIKSSPMSNVVNVRRDRLVYLYDDLNGLKRIRMSRFQSIAFLLQQLYDNVSTRRALSLPDDTIIGAMEASKRPTSLPEEAQWLGGVGEGAWYLIKPNGLAGHFVVSRYTETGELEYERIFRTESPFDINQSFAITYDSHLLFTTIIQGNNIIRLHALTDDQTAEEYLPVESEDHKLKRSG; this comes from the coding sequence TTGATTGAGAATCTTACATACAATGATTTGGCCATTATCATCGCGTGGCCAGATGCAACTATGAGAGGTGATGAAAACTGGATGATGTTTTTCAAAAAAATCGGACTAGTCAAAAACCTGAACTTCAGAGTTGGTCACACCGCCATCATCTTGGTCGACCCCGAAACCAAACGCTTATTATACTACGATTTCGGCCGATATATTTCACCGAGGGGTTACGGCAGGGCAAGGTCAGTACTTTCCGATCCGAGACTCCGACTCCACACCAAAGCCAAAATCGACCGAAACAACCAAATATGCAATCTATACGAAATCATGGAAGAAATGGACAGCATAAAGGAGATCACCCAAGGTGTGGGACGCATATATTTTTCGGTGGCAGAGGGATTGTCGTTTATCAAGGCAAAGAAGTATGCAGATGACTTGGTCAAGGAGGGCTCCATGCTCTATGGAGCCGTTGCCCGTGGCAACAACAATTGCTCGCGGTTCGTCACCCGACTCTTAGCAAGCTCATCCAAAAAATACGGCCTCTTCCACGGTATCCGCTATCCAGAGACGATCAAATCGAGTCCGATGAGCAATGTGGTCAACGTAAGAAGGGACCGACTTGTTTATCTTTACGATGATCTAAATGGGTTGAAGCGCATCCGTATGTCTCGTTTTCAGTCAATAGCCTTCTTGCTTCAGCAGTTATATGACAACGTTTCTACCAGGCGTGCATTGTCGCTTCCCGACGATACGATTATAGGTGCAATGGAAGCGAGTAAAAGGCCGACTAGCCTACCAGAAGAAGCACAGTGGCTCGGCGGTGTGGGAGAAGGTGCCTGGTATTTGATTAAGCCGAATGGCCTGGCCGGACACTTCGTCGTTTCGCGATATACTGAAACAGGCGAATTGGAATATGAACGAATATTCAGAACAGAAAGCCCCTTTGATATAAATCAATCTTTCGCTATCACTTATGACAGTCACCTCTTATTTACCACCATCATCCAGGGTAATAATATAATACGCTTACATGCGCTTACCGATGATCAAACTGCGGAAGAATATTTACCGGTTGAGTCAGAAGACCACAAATTGAAACGCTCTGGTTAA
- a CDS encoding DNA-3-methyladenine glycosylase I yields the protein MKRCAWCGNDPLYVAYHDREWGKHVNDDRTLFEFLILESAQAGLSWITILRKRVGYQRNFADFDARKVASFSDEDVEKILQDPGVIRNKGKIQATVTNAQIFLSIQKEFGSFYAYLYSFMPDQSPINNDVNDYGNFMTTSPESDLISKDLKKRGMKFFGSTICYAFMQAVGMVNDHEVGCSFK from the coding sequence ATGAAACGTTGTGCTTGGTGCGGAAATGACCCGTTATATGTAGCATATCATGATCGGGAATGGGGGAAACACGTTAACGATGATCGTACATTATTTGAGTTTTTAATACTCGAGTCTGCACAAGCAGGTTTAAGCTGGATAACCATCTTGAGAAAAAGGGTCGGCTACCAGCGAAACTTCGCAGACTTTGATGCGAGAAAAGTAGCGTCTTTCAGCGATGAAGACGTAGAAAAGATTTTACAAGACCCCGGTGTTATCCGAAATAAAGGTAAGATTCAGGCAACCGTCACCAATGCACAGATTTTTCTTAGCATCCAGAAAGAGTTCGGATCGTTCTATGCCTACCTCTACTCCTTTATGCCAGATCAGTCACCTATCAACAATGATGTTAACGATTATGGAAACTTCATGACCACCTCGCCCGAATCTGACCTTATCTCAAAAGATTTAAAAAAAAGAGGCATGAAGTTTTTCGGAAGCACGATATGTTACGCATTTATGCAAGCGGTGGGAATGGTAAACGATCATGAGGTAGGTTGTAGTTTTAAATAA
- a CDS encoding MGMT family protein: MEDLNFYESVYALARHIPEGRVTSYGAIARALGREGAARIVGYAMGNAGKAEPPVPAHRVLNSKGELSAKAAFGHPNLMQQLLENEGVQIKNDRVINFKSVFWDPLVEDII, translated from the coding sequence ATGGAAGATTTAAATTTCTATGAAAGTGTTTATGCCTTAGCTCGGCATATTCCAGAAGGTAGAGTTACCTCTTACGGTGCTATTGCTAGGGCATTAGGTCGTGAAGGCGCAGCTCGAATAGTAGGGTATGCGATGGGAAACGCAGGAAAAGCAGAACCACCGGTTCCTGCACATCGTGTATTGAACAGTAAGGGCGAGCTCAGTGCCAAAGCCGCTTTTGGCCACCCGAATCTCATGCAGCAATTATTGGAAAACGAGGGTGTGCAAATAAAAAACGATCGTGTGATAAATTTTAAATCCGTTTTTTGGGACCCCTTAGTAGAGGACATTATATGA
- a CDS encoding SAM-dependent methyltransferase: MLKGTLYLIPVPLTENGAAVSYTPFLTETINTIDEYIVENEKSARKFLKLANLKIAQSELIIHDYGKHSRHQNDQSHFYQGLLAGKDVGLMSEAGCPAIADPGADIVMRAHQLGIPVKPLVGPNAMILALMASGLNGQSFAFHGYLPIDKGGRSKKIKELEQLAQRYHQTQLFMETPFRNNQLLEEVLKVCSPKTKLCVACNITASDELITTETIAQWRKRKIDLHKKPAIFLLL, from the coding sequence ATGCTCAAAGGAACTTTATACTTAATACCCGTACCGTTGACAGAAAATGGAGCGGCCGTTTCTTATACGCCCTTCCTAACGGAAACCATTAATACCATTGATGAGTATATTGTAGAAAACGAAAAAAGTGCCCGTAAATTTTTGAAGTTGGCGAATTTGAAAATAGCCCAAAGTGAGCTGATTATACACGATTATGGTAAACACTCGAGACATCAAAACGATCAGTCTCATTTTTACCAAGGTTTACTTGCGGGTAAGGATGTAGGCCTAATGAGTGAAGCGGGGTGTCCTGCAATTGCTGATCCGGGCGCGGACATTGTCATGCGTGCGCACCAACTGGGTATACCTGTTAAACCATTGGTAGGACCAAATGCTATGATCTTGGCATTAATGGCTTCCGGGCTAAATGGGCAGAGTTTTGCATTTCATGGCTATCTACCTATAGACAAAGGGGGCCGATCGAAGAAAATAAAAGAACTTGAACAGCTGGCTCAAAGGTACCATCAGACACAGTTGTTTATGGAAACGCCCTTTAGAAACAACCAATTGCTAGAGGAAGTATTGAAAGTGTGCTCGCCAAAAACAAAACTGTGTGTAGCATGTAATATAACTGCTTCCGACGAGCTGATTACTACAGAGACCATAGCACAGTGGCGTAAAAGAAAGATAGATCTGCATAAGAAACCAGCGATATTCCTCTTACTGTAA
- the purD gene encoding phosphoribosylamine--glycine ligase, which produces MNILLIGSGGRESAFAYKISQSPRNTQLFIAPGNAGTETYGKNINIKVTDFEAIGRFVIENDIKLVVVGPEEPLVKGIHDFFLNNEQLHKIPVIGPQAQGAQLEGSKDFSKQFMLRHRIPTAHSRSFTKDSLQEGLAYLADKQLPIVLKADGLAAGKGVLICATLEEAKKELKAMLADAKFGAASSKVVIEDFLQGIELSVFVLTDGKDYKILPSAKDYKRIGEGDTGLNTGGMGSVSPVPFADDAFLKKVEDRIVIPTIEGLKTDGIPYKGFIFIGLMNDDGNPYVIEYNVRMGDPETESVLPRIESDFVELLLGVAEENLAQKTLKVSEKTAATVMLVSGGYPGTYENGKTITGLENIKESILFHAGTTLSHDEVKTAGGRVLAVTALRDNLLDALQQATADAGRIFFDGKNFRRDIGFDLID; this is translated from the coding sequence ATGAACATTCTATTAATCGGTTCGGGCGGAAGAGAAAGCGCCTTTGCTTATAAAATTTCACAAAGTCCGCGAAATACTCAGCTGTTTATTGCGCCGGGGAACGCCGGGACAGAAACGTACGGAAAAAATATAAACATCAAAGTTACCGATTTTGAAGCAATAGGCAGGTTTGTCATAGAAAACGACATCAAACTAGTTGTGGTAGGCCCTGAAGAACCCTTAGTGAAAGGTATACATGACTTCTTTCTAAACAACGAGCAGCTACACAAAATTCCTGTTATTGGCCCTCAGGCCCAAGGGGCACAATTAGAAGGCAGTAAAGATTTTTCTAAACAATTTATGCTTCGGCATCGTATACCAACCGCCCATTCACGATCTTTTACCAAAGACTCCTTGCAAGAAGGATTAGCGTATTTGGCAGACAAGCAGCTACCCATCGTATTAAAAGCTGATGGTTTAGCCGCAGGTAAGGGGGTACTAATATGCGCTACGCTTGAAGAAGCGAAAAAAGAGTTGAAAGCGATGTTAGCCGATGCCAAATTTGGAGCGGCCAGCAGCAAGGTAGTTATAGAAGACTTTCTTCAAGGCATTGAACTATCGGTTTTTGTACTTACGGATGGCAAGGATTACAAAATATTACCGTCGGCAAAAGACTACAAACGTATCGGGGAAGGCGACACCGGGCTTAATACAGGTGGGATGGGGTCAGTTTCTCCAGTTCCCTTTGCGGATGACGCTTTCCTAAAGAAGGTTGAAGACCGTATTGTTATACCCACTATCGAAGGACTTAAGACTGATGGCATCCCTTATAAAGGCTTTATATTCATCGGTTTAATGAACGACGACGGCAACCCCTATGTCATTGAATATAATGTACGGATGGGCGATCCCGAAACAGAAAGCGTTTTGCCTAGAATAGAAAGTGATTTTGTAGAATTACTACTGGGTGTTGCGGAAGAAAATTTAGCACAGAAAACATTAAAAGTATCCGAAAAAACCGCAGCAACGGTAATGTTAGTTTCGGGAGGTTATCCTGGAACCTATGAAAACGGCAAAACCATCACGGGCTTAGAAAATATTAAGGAGTCCATCCTCTTCCATGCAGGCACTACCTTATCTCATGATGAAGTAAAAACTGCAGGAGGACGTGTACTAGCGGTTACCGCACTTCGAGATAACCTGCTCGATGCATTGCAGCAGGCAACGGCCGATGCCGGCAGGATATTTTTCGACGGTAAAAACTTCAGGAGAGACATCGGTTTCGATCTTATCGATTAG
- a CDS encoding TonB-dependent receptor plug domain-containing protein has product MRKQLFFLLLLISPSCLLLAQQKTDTSDALNGMLANLKKYQQQYPQEKVYLHMDKPYYVAGEDIWFKAYVTVSQFNFLSAVSKIMYVELINNSNEIVQSRRLPVISGLAVGDFKLPDTLAEGSYRVRAYTNWMRNFDDDFFFDKTFVIGNSMSDGLITSSEFTLSKNEKEQEIVHSIIKLKDLNGEPVGERQVNYEIKLDAKSTAKGKAKFDETGTLNLDFASKDGVDVRKGFLTLHIENMDRPPIVKRIPIQVAATAHAVQFYPESGALLSNIFSKVGFKATQGEGKGAKVTGYVESEGERIVDFSSDHAGMGNFSLAATADREYIAVVEFEDGEQIKTNLPAPLKEGFGLAVNNAVEDAVWIQVAASPSIIKGQQISVIAQTNGQVFYAAKSKLEKSDLTVSIPRKSIPSGVVKISLLDEQMDLVADRAIFNINPEDILPLQLEANKQSYTRREKVDLKIKATGINDSTRVGTFSIAVTNMDKVPDSAKKEISILSTLLLSTDTKGYIERPGYYFEEENAAIKRQMDNLMLTQLPDQSFWQNIKDDNLPELSYKSEKEIRISGTITKSNGDPVDKAKVTVISPQNASVMDTLTGPDGRFNFDKIIFYDSTNFVVQARDARGRKNVEIKLDEVPKQQVSQNRNSPDVTVDANQSLGSYLEDTDKSLEELQKYGFLERSIVLEEVEVRDKKENPAKYSANLNGPGRADQIISGDEVFFNGCPTLDVCLNGRLVGVIFRNGIPYSMRSQNQPMQIILDGMYMDASALNIINPFDVASVEVLRTIGNTAIYGMYGSGGVLIITTRRGDQPRNFSRELFTPGITTFSPQGFYEIREFYSPDYSTPEAENGDMSDLRSTIYWKPDIVTNENGEAAISFYTADEPGMYQIVVEGLDTEGHIGRVIRYIRVE; this is encoded by the coding sequence ATGAGAAAACAATTGTTTTTTTTGTTGCTTTTGATATCTCCTTCCTGTCTATTGCTGGCTCAGCAAAAAACAGATACTAGCGATGCGCTTAATGGTATGTTGGCGAACTTAAAAAAATATCAGCAGCAGTATCCACAAGAAAAGGTTTACTTACACATGGATAAGCCATATTATGTGGCGGGAGAAGATATTTGGTTTAAGGCCTACGTAACAGTAAGTCAGTTCAACTTTCTTTCTGCTGTCAGTAAAATTATGTATGTGGAGCTCATTAATAATAGTAATGAAATTGTACAGTCGAGAAGGTTGCCGGTAATTTCCGGGTTAGCTGTAGGTGATTTTAAATTACCTGATACTTTGGCAGAAGGTAGTTATCGTGTGCGTGCTTATACGAACTGGATGCGAAATTTTGATGACGACTTTTTTTTCGATAAAACCTTTGTGATCGGTAACAGCATGTCTGACGGTTTGATTACCTCCAGTGAATTTACCTTAAGTAAAAATGAAAAGGAGCAAGAGATTGTACATAGTATCATCAAGTTAAAAGATCTCAATGGTGAACCGGTAGGTGAAAGGCAGGTAAACTATGAAATAAAATTGGACGCTAAAAGTACAGCGAAGGGAAAAGCGAAATTTGATGAAACCGGCACATTGAATTTAGATTTTGCGAGTAAAGATGGTGTCGATGTGCGTAAAGGGTTTCTTACCTTACACATAGAAAACATGGATAGACCGCCCATCGTTAAGCGCATCCCGATACAAGTAGCGGCAACTGCACATGCTGTACAGTTCTATCCTGAAAGCGGAGCCCTTTTAAGCAATATTTTTAGTAAAGTAGGGTTTAAAGCAACTCAAGGTGAGGGAAAAGGAGCTAAAGTGACTGGTTATGTGGAAAGCGAAGGGGAGCGCATCGTAGATTTTTCGAGTGACCACGCGGGGATGGGCAATTTTTCATTAGCAGCAACAGCCGATCGTGAATATATTGCCGTGGTGGAATTTGAAGACGGTGAGCAGATAAAAACGAACTTACCTGCCCCCTTAAAAGAAGGTTTTGGTTTAGCCGTGAATAATGCGGTTGAAGATGCGGTTTGGATACAGGTTGCGGCATCTCCATCCATCATCAAAGGCCAGCAAATTTCTGTGATTGCGCAAACTAACGGTCAGGTTTTTTATGCAGCTAAGAGTAAATTAGAAAAAAGCGATCTTACGGTTAGCATACCTAGAAAAAGTATTCCTTCGGGTGTTGTGAAAATATCGCTCCTTGATGAGCAAATGGATTTGGTTGCCGATAGGGCGATCTTTAATATCAATCCGGAGGATATATTGCCTTTGCAGTTAGAAGCTAACAAACAAAGCTATACCCGGCGTGAAAAAGTTGATCTAAAGATTAAGGCTACAGGAATTAACGATTCCACACGGGTGGGCACTTTTTCTATTGCCGTAACGAATATGGATAAAGTACCGGATAGCGCAAAAAAAGAGATAAGTATTTTGTCTACACTATTACTAAGTACAGATACCAAGGGATATATTGAAAGGCCTGGCTATTATTTTGAAGAGGAAAACGCAGCGATAAAACGGCAAATGGACAACTTAATGTTAACACAGCTCCCAGATCAATCTTTCTGGCAAAATATAAAGGACGATAACCTGCCGGAACTATCTTATAAGTCGGAAAAAGAGATAAGAATAAGCGGAACGATTACCAAATCTAACGGCGATCCGGTTGACAAAGCGAAGGTAACGGTTATTTCGCCACAAAATGCTTCTGTAATGGATACGTTAACAGGCCCTGATGGCCGGTTCAATTTTGATAAAATTATCTTTTATGATAGCACTAACTTTGTTGTACAGGCTAGGGATGCCAGGGGGCGAAAAAATGTGGAAATTAAATTAGATGAAGTTCCAAAACAACAAGTGTCGCAGAATAGAAATTCACCTGATGTTACGGTCGACGCTAACCAGTCATTGGGCAGTTATCTGGAAGATACGGATAAATCGCTTGAAGAATTACAGAAATATGGTTTTTTGGAACGGAGTATTGTGCTGGAAGAGGTGGAGGTGCGCGATAAAAAGGAAAATCCGGCCAAATACTCTGCAAACTTAAACGGTCCGGGCAGAGCTGATCAAATTATTAGCGGCGATGAAGTCTTTTTTAACGGCTGCCCTACGTTGGATGTCTGTTTAAATGGGCGTTTAGTAGGTGTGATCTTTAGAAATGGTATTCCCTATAGCATGCGCTCGCAAAACCAGCCTATGCAAATTATATTGGATGGAATGTATATGGATGCGTCTGCGCTCAACATCATCAACCCTTTTGATGTGGCCTCAGTAGAAGTGTTACGAACGATTGGAAATACCGCTATATACGGTATGTATGGCAGTGGAGGTGTGTTAATTATTACCACGAGAAGAGGAGATCAACCAAGGAATTTCAGTAGGGAACTCTTTACTCCCGGAATTACCACTTTTAGTCCACAAGGCTTTTATGAGATAAGGGAATTCTATTCGCCTGATTATAGTACGCCTGAGGCAGAAAACGGGGATATGTCCGACCTTCGTTCTACCATTTATTGGAAACCCGATATCGTGACAAATGAAAACGGAGAAGCAGCTATATCTTTTTATACGGCCGACGAACCGGGCATGTATCAGATTGTTGTTGAAGGATTAGATACTGAAGGTCACATTGGGAGAGTGATTCGTTATATTAGGGTCGAGTAA
- a CDS encoding enoyl-CoA hydratase/isomerase family protein codes for MEYLKLEVRERVAHLIMNRGSSNAIDDEMVKELKGTLEIIQKDDNIGGLVLHGKEGFFSSGLDLITLYNYDHDQIKDFWHHFLDLIKAFVSFSKPAIAAIGGHSPAGGCVLALCCDYRVMVEGDYVIGLNEVPVGIIVPDSIFDLYSFWLGRARAYRFLLEGALLQPQRALKVGLVDEMVPANQIHTAVEKQMKKYIQLNWETWQKSKLNMRKELITHFDQDPTEAIDMVLKQWWEPSTRSMLKTIIENLKKGK; via the coding sequence ATGGAATATTTAAAGCTGGAAGTCAGAGAACGTGTTGCTCATTTGATCATGAACCGAGGGAGTTCGAATGCTATCGACGATGAGATGGTAAAAGAGTTAAAGGGTACCTTGGAAATTATTCAGAAAGATGATAACATTGGAGGGCTTGTTTTGCATGGGAAAGAAGGTTTTTTTAGTTCCGGACTGGATTTGATTACTTTATATAACTACGATCACGATCAGATAAAGGATTTTTGGCACCATTTTCTCGATTTGATTAAGGCTTTCGTTTCTTTTAGTAAGCCCGCCATTGCCGCTATCGGAGGGCACAGCCCAGCTGGGGGTTGTGTGCTGGCCTTATGTTGTGACTATCGTGTGATGGTGGAGGGGGATTACGTCATTGGTTTGAATGAAGTGCCCGTTGGAATTATTGTTCCGGATAGTATTTTTGATCTCTATAGCTTTTGGCTGGGAAGAGCAAGGGCATACCGCTTTTTACTAGAAGGGGCTTTATTGCAACCTCAGCGTGCGTTAAAAGTTGGTTTGGTTGACGAGATGGTACCCGCTAACCAAATACATACAGCAGTGGAAAAGCAAATGAAAAAATATATCCAACTTAATTGGGAGACGTGGCAAAAAAGTAAGTTGAATATGCGAAAAGAGCTTATCACGCATTTTGATCAAGATCCTACCGAGGCAATCGACATGGTTTTAAAACAATGGTGGGAACCTTCTACGCGATCGATGTTAAAAACCATTATAGAAAATCTTAAAAAGGGAAAATAA
- a CDS encoding SDR family oxidoreductase codes for MNISNGALRENALQGKVIVVTGGGTGLGKAMSTYFLQLGAQVVIASRKQDVLDRTAEELMKKTGQQVLPLACDVRDIQAIEDLLNKSVNTFGHVDGLVNNAAGNFISPTERLSANAFSTVIDIVLKGTVNMSLTFGKHWISQRQPAAIVNIVTTYAFTGSAYVAPSAAAKGGVLALTRSLAVEWGKYGIRNNAIAPGPFPTKGAWDRLLPGDLAEKFDFKQRVPLKRVGEHQELANLAAFLMSDYAGFINGEVVTIDGGEWLQGAGQFSALEAVPEKLWDQLAAQIKKTKGG; via the coding sequence ATGAATATTAGTAATGGCGCTTTGCGTGAAAATGCCTTACAAGGGAAGGTTATAGTGGTAACTGGCGGCGGAACGGGGCTCGGAAAAGCGATGAGCACTTATTTTTTGCAGCTTGGGGCACAGGTAGTTATCGCCAGTAGAAAACAAGATGTTTTAGATCGAACTGCAGAGGAGCTGATGAAAAAAACAGGGCAACAAGTTTTGCCGCTGGCTTGTGATGTGCGAGATATACAGGCCATTGAAGATTTGCTGAATAAGTCTGTTAATACCTTTGGTCATGTAGATGGATTGGTAAATAACGCAGCTGGAAATTTTATCTCTCCCACTGAAAGACTTTCTGCGAATGCCTTTTCAACGGTTATTGATATCGTATTGAAGGGTACAGTAAACATGAGTTTAACTTTTGGTAAACACTGGATAAGTCAACGGCAACCTGCTGCCATTGTAAATATTGTAACCACATACGCTTTTACTGGTTCGGCGTATGTAGCGCCTTCTGCTGCGGCAAAAGGAGGAGTGCTTGCGCTCACGCGCTCTCTCGCAGTAGAGTGGGGAAAGTACGGTATTCGGAATAACGCTATAGCACCTGGCCCTTTCCCAACAAAGGGGGCCTGGGACCGCTTATTGCCAGGAGATTTAGCGGAAAAATTTGATTTCAAACAGCGTGTCCCTTTGAAAAGAGTGGGCGAGCATCAGGAGCTTGCTAATCTAGCCGCTTTCCTGATGTCTGATTATGCTGGATTTATCAATGGAGAAGTCGTAACCATTGATGGCGGAGAATGGTTGCAGGGCGCGGGGCAATTTAGTGCGCTTGAAGCCGTTCCTGAAAAACTGTGGGACCAATTGGCCGCGCAGATAAAAAAAACAAAGGGAGGCTGA
- a CDS encoding ATP-dependent Clp protease adaptor ClpS has protein sequence MADTQVQEETFTLEEILAATKEYHRLILWNDEVNTFEHVINCLMKYLDYSESQAEKIAWKVHNEGKCAVLEGTFTEVDVYRKILKEEGLTVSIE, from the coding sequence ATGGCAGATACACAGGTACAGGAAGAAACTTTTACACTGGAAGAAATCCTTGCAGCAACAAAGGAATATCATCGGTTGATTTTATGGAACGATGAAGTTAACACCTTTGAACATGTTATCAATTGTTTGATGAAGTATTTGGATTACAGCGAGAGTCAGGCAGAAAAAATAGCATGGAAGGTGCATAACGAAGGTAAATGTGCGGTGTTAGAAGGTACTTTTACAGAGGTAGATGTGTATCGTAAAATACTTAAAGAGGAGGGGTTGACTGTAAGTATTGAATAG